From Aquificota bacterium, one genomic window encodes:
- a CDS encoding Crp/Fnr family transcriptional regulator gives MKELTLEKLFPYAEKSFKEDLISFSQPVSLKKGTMVGYPGAVCELVPIVLEGSVKVYFTAENGREIFLYRIGRGETCILTNLSVLKKTPYPAYAVCEEDVLGYVIPAEKANYLFEKYSYWRNFVLDMVVKNVYGLFLVLNELISKRVDQRLVEYIKNNAKGNVIKATHEEIARDIGTAREVVSRLLKELEREGYLEITRGEIRILKPIP, from the coding sequence ATGAAAGAACTCACTTTAGAAAAGCTTTTCCCTTACGCGGAGAAAAGCTTTAAGGAAGATTTGATTTCCTTCTCTCAACCGGTCAGTCTAAAAAAGGGGACCATGGTAGGCTATCCGGGTGCGGTGTGTGAGTTGGTGCCTATAGTTTTGGAGGGAAGCGTTAAGGTCTATTTCACCGCAGAGAACGGCAGGGAGATCTTTCTATACAGAATTGGCAGGGGTGAGACCTGCATACTTACAAACCTCTCGGTTTTAAAGAAAACCCCCTATCCTGCCTACGCGGTCTGTGAGGAGGATGTGCTGGGTTATGTGATTCCCGCAGAAAAAGCCAACTACCTTTTTGAAAAATACTCCTACTGGAGGAACTTTGTTTTAGATATGGTTGTGAAGAATGTATATGGGCTCTTTCTTGTTCTTAACGAGCTAATATCCAAGAGGGTAGACCAAAGACTGGTGGAATACATAAAAAACAACGCCAAAGGCAATGTGATAAAGGCTACCCATGAAGAGATCGCAAGGGATATTGGCACTGCCCGGGAGGTGGTCTCAAGGCTTTTGAAGGAACTGGAGAGGGAAGGCTATCTGGAGATCACAAGGGGCGAAATAAGAATACTAAAACCCATCCCTTAG
- a CDS encoding 4Fe-4S dicluster domain-containing protein gives MLVRLKLYRDYDFVIKEFVVPAEPGQTLLDVLFYIKEEYDPTISFRSMCRAGICGTCGVKANQKPILACKTAIKDLGEEVLVEPLDNMQPVKDLVVEHRTLIERIKKLKVWYEPLQENLQKLEMSPFLSKSFDCIACGLCDSSCPIFVSNSDFGGPMAFSRAYKLLQDRRHSKAEERLLLIKDAHINLCTHCKNCSLICPMGRDSSLLRSNYN, from the coding sequence ATGCTGGTGCGACTAAAACTCTACAGGGACTATGATTTTGTCATAAAGGAGTTCGTTGTTCCCGCAGAGCCTGGGCAAACACTTTTGGATGTCCTCTTTTACATCAAAGAGGAGTATGACCCAACCATCTCCTTTAGGAGTATGTGCAGGGCTGGTATATGCGGAACCTGTGGAGTAAAGGCAAACCAAAAGCCCATCCTTGCGTGCAAAACCGCCATCAAAGACCTGGGAGAGGAGGTTTTGGTGGAGCCCCTTGATAACATGCAACCCGTTAAGGATTTGGTGGTGGAGCATAGAACCCTAATAGAACGCATCAAAAAGCTAAAGGTATGGTATGAACCCCTCCAAGAGAACCTTCAAAAGCTTGAGATGAGCCCCTTTCTTTCAAAGAGTTTTGACTGTATTGCCTGCGGTTTGTGTGATAGCAGTTGTCCCATCTTTGTTAGCAACTCAGACTTTGGAGGTCCAATGGCTTTTTCCCGAGCTTATAAGCTACTCCAAGACAGAAGGCACTCAAAGGCAGAGGAAAGGCTCCTTCTTATCAAAGATGCCCACATCAACCTTTGCACCCACTGTAAGAACTGCTCCCTAATTTGCCCTATGGGTCGTGACAGTTCTCTATTGCGAAGCAATTACAACTGA
- a CDS encoding ABC transporter ATP-binding protein, which translates to MLVLKEINMVLYEGESVVVFGSNGSGKSTLLKTIAGLLKPWKGSIRFKDRDISEVSPYDRLKLGIALASDTKNLFLDMTVEENLTLGAYTKRRDFKERLEKIYHFFPELAQVRRKLAGDLSGGFQRMLSIGRALMSKPVLLMIDELSLGLSPKVVDRLGEALREISTKEGVSLLVVEQEIYLAKLLCKRGYVLDLGSLVAEGDVEELLSKDVVRKVLLQARLIRLLHWAPTYTSTTHPFSMLKSFENQAFA; encoded by the coding sequence ATGCTGGTTCTAAAGGAGATAAACATGGTGCTTTATGAAGGAGAGTCGGTGGTGGTATTTGGGTCTAATGGCTCTGGGAAAAGCACTCTTTTGAAAACCATAGCGGGACTTCTCAAGCCATGGAAGGGAAGTATAAGGTTTAAGGACAGGGACATATCTGAGGTTAGCCCTTATGATAGGTTAAAGCTTGGCATAGCTTTGGCAAGCGATACAAAAAACCTCTTTCTGGATATGACCGTTGAAGAAAACCTTACGCTTGGCGCATATACAAAGAGGAGGGATTTTAAAGAGAGGTTGGAAAAGATCTATCACTTCTTTCCAGAGCTGGCACAGGTGAGAAGGAAACTGGCTGGCGATCTCTCTGGAGGCTTTCAGAGGATGCTTTCCATAGGCAGAGCCCTCATGTCAAAGCCCGTGCTTCTTATGATAGATGAGCTTTCTTTGGGCCTTTCTCCAAAGGTGGTGGATAGGCTTGGAGAAGCCCTCAGGGAGATAAGCACAAAGGAGGGGGTATCTCTGCTGGTTGTGGAGCAGGAGATATACCTCGCAAAGCTTTTGTGTAAAAGGGGTTATGTGCTGGACCTTGGAAGCCTTGTAGCGGAGGGAGATGTGGAAGAACTACTTTCCAAGGATGTGGTTAGAAAGGTCCTTTTACAAGCCCGACTCATCCGTTTACTCCACTGGGCACCCACTTATACAAGCACGACTCATCCGTTTAGCATGCTTAAAAGCTTTGAAAATCAAGCGTTTGCGTGA
- a CDS encoding ATP-binding cassette domain-containing protein: MEKVLEVVDVKKSYGGNLVLDCVNLSVKRGEVVGLLGPNGSGKTTLLNIISGITRQDSGALRFKGIDISGLPPYRRARLGIGRTFQIPRPFWNLTLWENIQIACHHAEKDAEVEELLKRVGLYELRSKKGGELSLAQRKRLELARALALKPSLLLLDEVFAGLNPASIKEIQSLLKELKEEGISILMVEHVLKALFGLVDRVVVLHGGRIVYDGSLEGMAQDQEVRRAYLGEGHLAFEG, from the coding sequence ATGGAAAAGGTCTTAGAGGTGGTAGATGTTAAAAAATCTTACGGTGGTAACCTGGTTTTGGATTGTGTAAACCTTAGTGTAAAGAGGGGGGAAGTGGTTGGACTATTGGGGCCAAACGGCTCTGGCAAGACCACCCTTTTAAACATCATATCTGGTATAACAAGACAGGACTCTGGCGCATTGCGCTTTAAAGGTATTGATATAAGTGGTTTACCACCCTACAGAAGGGCAAGGCTTGGTATAGGAAGGACCTTTCAAATTCCAAGACCCTTTTGGAACCTTACCCTTTGGGAGAATATACAGATAGCATGCCATCATGCAGAAAAGGATGCTGAGGTGGAGGAACTTCTCAAAAGGGTAGGGTTATATGAGCTAAGAAGTAAAAAGGGCGGGGAGCTCTCCTTAGCCCAAAGGAAGAGGCTTGAGCTGGCAAGGGCTTTGGCGCTTAAGCCAAGCTTACTTTTGCTTGATGAGGTCTTTGCAGGCTTAAACCCAGCATCCATAAAAGAGATTCAAAGCCTTTTAAAAGAACTAAAAGAAGAGGGCATTAGCATACTTATGGTGGAGCATGTGCTTAAGGCTCTTTTTGGTCTTGTGGATAGGGTTGTGGTTCTTCATGGGGGAAGGATAGTGTATGATGGAAGCTTGGAGGGTATGGCGCAGGATCAAGAGGTAAGGAGGGCTTATCTTGGAGAAGGACACCTTGCTTTTGAAGGTTGA
- a CDS encoding branched-chain amino acid ABC transporter permease yields MRKADLILLFLILLLFVLPLQINPYWLRLLTAFIFLSCLSYSHNLLFHFLGYPAFGGVAFFGFGAYTFSILYNHSTPLLLSLLLGGLSSLILSLLISPILMRLKSHYFAIATLAFQLCLMELAQNLEITGGTKGIAFNLPEYSNLIAFYSFLTLLLTLLMLTLFLDRSRLGLTMKAIREDETTALSVGINAVLYRSIAFMVMAFFLGLTGGVFSFWNAYVDASTLFNPMLSVKTFFILTLSLSLPTYGPLLWSFFFEMLFELLWSKFLMLHGLLLGIAIVLLILFFPRGFVWKRS; encoded by the coding sequence ATGAGAAAGGCTGATTTAATACTCCTTTTCTTAATCCTTCTTCTCTTTGTTTTACCCCTTCAGATAAATCCTTATTGGCTTCGCCTTTTGACAGCCTTCATCTTTTTATCCTGCCTCTCCTACTCCCATAACCTTCTCTTCCATTTCCTTGGCTATCCAGCCTTTGGAGGCGTAGCCTTCTTTGGTTTTGGAGCCTACACCTTTTCTATCCTTTACAATCATTCAACTCCCCTTCTTTTATCCCTTTTGCTTGGAGGCTTATCTTCTCTTATTCTCTCCCTCCTTATCTCTCCCATCCTTATGAGGTTAAAAAGCCACTACTTTGCTATAGCTACCTTAGCCTTTCAACTGTGTTTGATGGAGCTTGCCCAAAACCTTGAAATAACAGGAGGCACAAAGGGAATAGCCTTCAACCTTCCTGAATATTCTAACCTCATCGCCTTTTATTCCTTCCTTACCTTACTTTTAACTCTCTTGATGCTTACCCTTTTCCTTGATAGGTCAAGGCTTGGGCTTACCATGAAAGCTATAAGGGAGGATGAGACCACAGCCCTTAGCGTGGGTATAAACGCTGTGTTATATAGGTCTATTGCCTTTATGGTTATGGCTTTCTTCCTTGGTTTAACTGGAGGTGTTTTTTCCTTTTGGAATGCCTATGTGGATGCCTCAACCCTTTTTAATCCCATGCTGTCGGTAAAGACCTTCTTCATACTCACCCTTTCCCTATCCCTTCCCACCTATGGTCCTCTCCTTTGGTCCTTTTTCTTTGAGATGCTTTTTGAATTGCTTTGGAGCAAGTTCCTTATGCTTCATGGCCTTCTTCTTGGCATTGCCATAGTTTTACTTATACTCTTCTTTCCAAGGGGGTTTGTATGGAAAAGGTCTTAG
- a CDS encoding branched-chain amino acid ABC transporter permease, with product MEIVFQLFLDALLLSGFYTVLSVGFSLMWGVTGIINLAYGSFIILGAYLSYMIYMSGFDVLLFLPLIFILGFLLGLFFQALFVNRLMGYEPFTILVLTFGFDVVITNLLNLIFKADIRSISLPFENFSLFIADLILPLNRLLVFFFSLISLFALYTFLRYSWTGRAIRAVSLDPVGAQLCGIKPKRVFMISTGIAIGLALFSGSFYAMLQGFTPFESGWLTIRAFLICVIAGLGSVSGLAFGSFILSLFEVFSGFYLGEDWKDVVSLMLLIAFLTIRPRGLFGIKYHEKG from the coding sequence ATGGAAATAGTCTTTCAGCTGTTTTTGGATGCCCTTTTGCTTTCTGGCTTTTATACCGTCCTCTCTGTGGGCTTTTCTTTAATGTGGGGTGTAACTGGCATAATAAACTTGGCCTATGGGTCCTTTATAATCCTTGGAGCCTATCTTTCATACATGATATACATGTCAGGCTTTGATGTTTTGCTTTTCCTTCCTCTCATATTTATCCTTGGCTTTCTCCTTGGGCTTTTCTTTCAAGCCCTCTTTGTAAACCGGCTTATGGGTTATGAACCCTTTACCATACTTGTGCTTACCTTTGGCTTTGATGTGGTTATTACCAACCTTTTAAACCTTATATTCAAAGCGGACATAAGGTCTATAAGCCTACCCTTTGAGAACTTCTCCCTTTTTATCGCAGACCTTATCCTTCCACTTAATAGGCTTCTGGTCTTTTTCTTTTCTTTAATCTCCCTTTTTGCCCTTTATACCTTCCTAAGGTACTCATGGACCGGCAGGGCTATAAGGGCTGTCTCTTTGGACCCAGTGGGCGCTCAGCTTTGTGGAATAAAGCCCAAGAGGGTTTTTATGATAAGCACGGGCATTGCCATAGGGCTTGCCCTGTTTTCTGGTAGTTTTTATGCTATGCTTCAAGGCTTTACACCCTTTGAGTCCGGCTGGCTTACCATAAGGGCTTTTTTAATATGCGTTATTGCAGGGCTTGGGAGTGTAAGCGGGCTTGCCTTTGGTAGCTTTATTTTATCCCTTTTTGAAGTCTTCTCTGGCTTTTACTTAGGAGAGGACTGGAAGGATGTGGTTTCTCTCATGCTTTTGATTGCCTTCCTTACCATAAGGCCAAGAGGACTTTTTGGCATAAAGTACCATGAGAAAGGCTGA
- a CDS encoding amino acid ABC transporter substrate-binding protein codes for MRYIIFLLLTLLGLVGAQEVIKFGAAVSLTGKLAKEGQLLKSGYELWKEKVNEQGGIKVGDRHYKVDIVYYDDQSDPTTTARLVERLIVQDGIRFILGPYGSAQVFAAAPIVEKYGALMVQAGGASSDIYEKGYKNIFGLYTIAPNYGRDLVELATTLDRNLKTIAIVYEKDIFAQDAAQGAYEHAQKKGLKVVLFEGYPKEAQDLSSLIQKVRLQRPDIIIGSGHFADSVLLVKQLKQFRVNPKFLGLTVGPALPAFVKSLGEDAEGIFGPVQWSPALNYKDPVFGNTQNFVKLYRERFKEDPEYHVAGAVAAGIVFQKAIEKAKSLEVPKVREALTKNKVETLFGPVGFDSTGKINTKPMAIIQIQKGRHITVYPMKEAEPIYPKPLWK; via the coding sequence ATGAGGTACATAATCTTTCTTTTATTGACGCTTTTAGGGCTTGTGGGAGCGCAGGAGGTTATAAAATTTGGTGCAGCGGTTTCTCTGACGGGAAAGCTTGCCAAGGAGGGACAGCTTTTAAAGAGTGGTTATGAGCTTTGGAAGGAAAAGGTGAACGAGCAGGGTGGCATAAAGGTAGGTGATAGGCATTATAAGGTTGATATAGTTTATTACGATGACCAGAGCGACCCTACTACCACAGCCAGGCTTGTGGAAAGGCTTATAGTCCAAGATGGTATAAGGTTTATCCTTGGACCCTATGGAAGTGCTCAGGTTTTTGCAGCAGCTCCCATAGTGGAAAAGTATGGAGCCCTTATGGTTCAAGCTGGTGGAGCCTCCAGCGACATATACGAAAAGGGATACAAAAATATATTTGGGCTTTACACCATAGCACCCAACTATGGAAGAGACCTTGTGGAGCTTGCTACCACCTTAGACAGAAATCTTAAGACTATAGCCATAGTTTATGAAAAGGACATATTCGCCCAAGATGCAGCTCAGGGGGCTTATGAACACGCCCAGAAAAAAGGCCTTAAAGTGGTTCTTTTTGAAGGTTATCCCAAGGAGGCACAAGACCTTTCCAGCCTTATTCAGAAGGTAAGACTTCAAAGACCAGACATAATAATAGGATCTGGCCACTTTGCAGACTCTGTTCTATTGGTAAAGCAGCTAAAACAGTTTAGGGTAAATCCAAAGTTCCTTGGTTTGACCGTTGGACCTGCCCTGCCAGCTTTTGTAAAGTCCCTCGGAGAGGATGCGGAAGGAATATTTGGCCCAGTGCAGTGGAGTCCTGCTTTAAACTACAAGGACCCAGTCTTTGGAAATACGCAAAACTTTGTAAAGCTCTATAGGGAAAGGTTTAAGGAGGACCCAGAGTATCATGTGGCAGGAGCTGTGGCCGCTGGCATAGTCTTCCAAAAAGCCATAGAGAAGGCAAAAAGCCTTGAAGTTCCCAAGGTAAGGGAAGCTCTTACAAAAAACAAGGTAGAAACCCTCTTTGGCCCTGTGGGCTTTGACTCTACCGGTAAGATAAACACAAAGCCCATGGCTATCATTCAGATACAGAAGGGGCGTCATATAACCGTATATCCTATGAAAGAGGCTGAACCTATATATCCTAAGCCTTTATGGAAATAG
- a CDS encoding ParB N-terminal domain-containing protein, translating to MRFREPIKGLELEFAIVPESKIVIPSIQRELSDAHIKRLMESMEKIGFVEPLTVVPTEDGYYEVINGQHRFEAGRRLGMSEFPVIILPASAKDYIIALNVEKVPSLKDKAHQAYEIFMSYLQKEPSLMEYKLEKFVEEAYLITLGFVVDKIGDKKFPGYAFEKVLKKVDFFLDFPLESAKEEREKRAEVLMSAKDVLNRRYEELGLKNALQKEAIVSKAFQMEYGKYVRNISDDFYTVFERLMSAMEKVTFEEGELEEF from the coding sequence ATGAGGTTTAGGGAACCTATTAAGGGCTTAGAACTGGAGTTTGCCATAGTGCCAGAGAGCAAGATAGTTATACCATCTATTCAGCGTGAATTATCGGATGCACACATAAAAAGACTTATGGAGTCTATGGAGAAGATAGGCTTTGTGGAACCTTTAACAGTAGTTCCAACAGAAGATGGATACTATGAGGTTATAAACGGACAGCACAGGTTTGAAGCTGGGAGAAGGCTTGGCATGTCAGAATTTCCGGTCATCATCCTGCCAGCCTCTGCCAAAGACTATATAATAGCCCTCAACGTAGAAAAGGTGCCATCACTAAAGGACAAGGCTCATCAAGCCTATGAGATATTTATGTCTTATCTCCAAAAGGAACCATCTTTGATGGAGTACAAGCTTGAGAAGTTTGTGGAAGAAGCCTATCTTATAACACTCGGCTTTGTTGTAGACAAAATAGGAGATAAGAAGTTCCCAGGCTATGCTTTTGAAAAGGTCCTCAAGAAGGTAGACTTTTTCCTTGATTTTCCCTTGGAGTCTGCAAAGGAAGAGAGGGAAAAGAGGGCAGAGGTTTTAATGTCTGCAAAAGATGTGCTAAACAGAAGATATGAAGAATTGGGGCTAAAAAACGCCCTTCAGAAGGAAGCCATAGTTTCAAAGGCCTTCCAGATGGAGTATGGAAAGTATGTAAGAAACATAAGCGATGATTTTTATACTGTCTTTGAAAGGCTCATGTCTGCCATGGAAAAGGTCACCTTTGAGGAAGGAGAATTGGAAGAGTTTTAG
- a CDS encoding carbon-nitrogen hydrolase family protein — translation MLNLAVVQYRPAFGKVEENLSKVLDLLKYIKEGSIVALPEMWQCGFDYENLDKHAEKTEDVLEEIKRLSFERDLTLVGTYPLKLEGKIYNSAILVEKGKIIGIRHKIKLFPLYEEPKHFTPGIENTVFESYKAKLGILICFELRFPELSQSLRDADILIVPSMWGEKRKEHLKALSRARAIENQSFLMLSNAWGRVGEEEYAGHSAIYSPWGEVLAFSEKGDSILQVSVEKEQVRRVRKYIPLRF, via the coding sequence ATGTTAAACCTTGCGGTAGTCCAATACAGGCCAGCCTTTGGAAAGGTGGAGGAAAATCTTTCCAAGGTGTTGGATCTGCTCAAATACATAAAGGAAGGCTCCATAGTGGCCTTGCCAGAGATGTGGCAGTGTGGCTTTGACTATGAAAACTTAGACAAGCATGCGGAAAAGACAGAGGATGTGTTGGAAGAGATAAAAAGGCTCTCTTTTGAGAGGGACCTCACCCTTGTAGGCACATACCCTTTAAAGCTTGAAGGAAAGATCTACAACTCGGCCATTTTGGTGGAAAAGGGTAAAATAATAGGTATAAGGCACAAGATAAAGCTATTTCCTTTGTATGAAGAGCCAAAACACTTTACTCCAGGCATAGAAAATACAGTCTTTGAAAGCTATAAGGCAAAGCTGGGCATTCTCATATGCTTTGAGTTAAGGTTTCCTGAACTTTCGCAAAGCTTAAGAGATGCAGATATTTTAATAGTGCCTTCCATGTGGGGTGAGAAAAGAAAGGAACACCTTAAAGCCTTATCCCGTGCGAGGGCCATAGAAAATCAATCCTTTTTGATGCTTTCCAACGCTTGGGGAAGGGTGGGAGAGGAGGAGTATGCCGGGCATTCTGCCATATATAGCCCTTGGGGAGAGGTGCTTGCCTTTTCTGAAAAAGGAGACAGCATACTTCAAGTAAGTGTGGAAAAGGAGCAGGTGCGAAGGGTAAGGAAATATATACCCCTTAGATTCTAA
- a CDS encoding CDP-alcohol phosphatidyltransferase family protein gives MSYLVRELKPTFERLIEPLVDLLNKLGTTPNLITILGLLLVAIGSLFLYLGQNFISFIFLLLGALCDAIDGSLARRLGKNSPFGAFFDSLMDRVSDALPFIAISLSSEDKVLSLFSMLAMVFSYTVSYARARAEGLGYELKVGAFERPERWIVLLLGIALDMVLLAVLIIAIGSLFTTLQRAYIFMKIQRR, from the coding sequence ATGAGCTACCTTGTAAGAGAATTAAAGCCAACCTTTGAAAGGCTGATAGAGCCATTGGTAGATTTACTTAATAAACTTGGCACCACTCCAAATCTTATAACCATACTTGGTCTTTTGCTTGTAGCCATAGGCTCTCTTTTCCTCTACCTTGGCCAAAACTTCATAAGCTTTATCTTTTTACTTTTGGGTGCTTTGTGCGATGCCATAGACGGTAGCCTTGCAAGGCGTCTTGGTAAAAATTCGCCCTTTGGTGCCTTCTTTGACTCTCTTATGGACAGAGTTTCCGATGCCCTTCCCTTTATAGCCATATCCCTATCTTCGGAAGATAAAGTGCTTTCCCTTTTTTCCATGCTTGCTATGGTTTTTTCTTACACTGTTAGTTATGCAAGAGCAAGAGCTGAGGGGCTTGGCTATGAGCTAAAGGTTGGTGCTTTTGAAAGACCAGAAAGGTGGATAGTCCTTCTTTTGGGCATTGCCCTTGACATGGTTTTACTTGCGGTATTAATCATAGCCATAGGTTCTCTTTTCACCACCCTTCAAAGAGCCTATATTTTTATGAAAATTCAAAGGAGGTAG
- a CDS encoding pyridoxamine 5'-phosphate oxidase family protein — protein sequence MLPKDLVELMRNLGVFPVVLCTVDKDGNPHLTFITWVYPVDDKTIRIALSSNAKSAKNMLQTSTVSLMLIAQDKALACYGKASMIKDRIDEVKFPVSVFEVEIYNIENNLFPGGTITGTIPFMHTGDLQKAGELDQLVLDALRSL from the coding sequence ATGCTTCCAAAGGATCTTGTGGAGCTAATGCGTAATCTCGGGGTTTTCCCCGTGGTGCTTTGCACGGTAGATAAAGATGGAAACCCTCATTTGACCTTTATAACCTGGGTATATCCTGTAGATGATAAAACCATAAGGATAGCCCTTAGTTCCAACGCCAAAAGTGCCAAAAATATGCTTCAAACGAGCACTGTTAGCCTTATGCTTATAGCCCAAGATAAGGCATTAGCATGTTATGGAAAGGCAAGCATGATAAAAGATAGGATAGATGAGGTAAAATTCCCCGTTTCTGTCTTTGAGGTGGAGATATACAACATAGAAAACAACCTTTTCCCTGGTGGTACCATAACTGGCACCATACCCTTTATGCATACGGGGGACCTTCAAAAAGCTGGTGAGCTGGACCAGCTGGTGCTGGATGCACTAAGAAGCTTATGA
- a CDS encoding ATP-binding cassette domain-containing protein codes for MKSIVRVENLRLNINGREILKDISFEVYEGEIFTILGGSGSGKTTITKCLVGLYRPTSGKVEVFGKEVPKLSQLELDRIRKDIGYVFQGAALFDSLRVWENVVFYYLEHEKVEDERLREMAQKYLSMVGLSKEHLNMYPSELSGGMKKRVGIARAIATEPKLIIYDEPTSGLDPITSRLIDELIVSLRDKTNSTAIVVSHDLVSAFSISDRILILKEGELVQIGTREEILNSSIPFVREFIKKGLGDLQVAKSG; via the coding sequence ATGAAGAGCATAGTAAGAGTTGAGAACTTACGCCTTAACATAAACGGAAGGGAGATTTTAAAAGACATAAGCTTTGAGGTTTATGAAGGTGAGATATTTACCATACTGGGTGGTAGCGGAAGCGGGAAGACTACAATTACCAAGTGTTTGGTGGGTCTATACAGGCCCACCTCTGGCAAGGTGGAAGTTTTTGGAAAGGAAGTACCCAAACTAAGCCAGCTTGAGCTTGATAGAATAAGGAAGGATATAGGCTACGTTTTTCAGGGTGCTGCACTTTTTGATAGCTTAAGGGTTTGGGAGAACGTGGTATTTTATTACTTGGAGCATGAAAAGGTAGAAGATGAAAGGCTTAGGGAGATGGCTCAAAAGTACCTAAGCATGGTGGGCCTCTCGAAAGAGCACCTTAATATGTACCCCTCCGAGCTTTCAGGTGGTATGAAAAAGAGAGTAGGTATAGCAAGAGCTATAGCGACGGAGCCAAAGCTTATAATCTATGATGAACCCACTTCAGGCCTTGATCCCATAACCAGCAGGCTCATAGATGAGCTCATTGTAAGCCTCAGAGATAAAACAAACTCCACAGCCATAGTGGTGTCTCATGATCTTGTGTCCGCCTTTTCCATATCAGACCGTATACTCATACTAAAGGAGGGTGAGCTGGTTCAAATAGGAACAAGAGAAGAAATATTAAACTCCAGTATTCCCTTTGTAAGAGAGTTTATAAAAAAGGGGCTAGGGGACCTTCAGGTAGCCAAAAGTGGATAG
- a CDS encoding class I SAM-dependent methyltransferase, with translation MMKEIVDKLNQKIENGLIVELPNGVCYGQGENRIRITKDEVLKDILGDAEMGFCEAYMRGDVIVEGDLEKVLMACMEYLASNERKSLKDTFSYLLRFLLKGLRLIKGLEGKEVRRHYDLGNDFYKLWLDSSMTYSCAFFSEPNVSLEEAQSEKRRIIYEKLQLKEGDRLLDIGCGWGSIILESASLYNIRSVGITLSKNQYEFVKDKIEELGLKGRVEVYLMHYEDLPKLGEKFNKVVSVGMFEHVGKGRHRKFFEVVSQIMEEGGLFLLHTIGKVHPSSQSRWIRKYIFPGGYLPSIEEVIKASKDLDFNLIDIDDWRLHYYFTLKEWKKRFYKVKDWVIKRYGEEFFRMWELYLTASAVSFYIGSNHLFQFLFSKGVVNSYPVMRRQFGYPLLAT, from the coding sequence ATGATGAAAGAAATTGTAGATAAATTAAACCAAAAGATAGAGAATGGTCTTATAGTGGAGCTTCCCAATGGTGTGTGTTATGGGCAGGGAGAGAACAGAATAAGGATCACAAAGGATGAGGTTTTAAAAGATATACTCGGTGATGCAGAAATGGGTTTTTGTGAAGCTTACATGAGGGGTGATGTAATTGTAGAAGGCGACTTGGAGAAGGTTTTGATGGCCTGTATGGAGTATTTAGCTTCCAATGAAAGGAAAAGTCTAAAGGATACCTTTTCATACCTTCTTAGGTTTTTGCTAAAAGGTCTAAGGCTCATAAAAGGCTTGGAAGGGAAGGAAGTAAGAAGGCATTATGACCTTGGGAACGATTTTTATAAACTCTGGCTTGACAGCTCCATGACCTACTCCTGCGCCTTCTTTTCAGAGCCCAACGTGTCCCTTGAGGAGGCACAAAGTGAAAAGAGAAGAATAATCTACGAAAAACTGCAGTTAAAAGAAGGTGATAGGCTATTGGATATAGGCTGTGGATGGGGTTCAATCATACTTGAGAGCGCATCCCTTTATAACATAAGGTCTGTTGGTATAACTCTTTCTAAAAACCAGTATGAGTTTGTAAAGGATAAGATAGAAGAGCTTGGTTTGAAGGGGAGGGTAGAGGTATACCTTATGCACTACGAGGACCTTCCCAAGCTTGGGGAGAAATTCAACAAAGTGGTCTCCGTTGGCATGTTTGAGCATGTAGGAAAAGGAAGACACAGAAAGTTCTTTGAGGTAGTAAGCCAGATCATGGAAGAGGGTGGGCTCTTTTTACTGCATACCATAGGGAAGGTTCACCCATCAAGCCAAAGCAGGTGGATAAGGAAGTACATATTTCCAGGTGGTTATCTACCCTCCATAGAGGAGGTAATAAAAGCCTCTAAGGATCTTGATTTTAACCTCATAGACATAGACGATTGGAGGCTTCACTACTACTTTACACTCAAAGAGTGGAAGAAGAGGTTTTATAAAGTAAAGGACTGGGTCATAAAAAGATATGGTGAGGAATTCTTTAGGATGTGGGAGCTTTATCTTACTGCCTCTGCCGTTTCCTTCTACATAGGTAGCAACCACCTATTCCAATTCCTTTTCTCCAAGGGTGTAGTAAACAGCTATCCTGTGATGAGAAGGCAGTTTGGCTATCCACTTTTGGCTACCTGA